In Candidatus Buchananbacteria bacterium CG10_big_fil_rev_8_21_14_0_10_42_9, a single window of DNA contains:
- a CDS encoding Holliday junction resolvase RuvX, whose protein sequence is MNLLGVDYGLKKVGIAKATDAIALPLQIIENGSVESVVDAISHLCETERIGKVVVGLPISMSGDKKRAVSLEYKKFVDALSKALPVPVETIDERLTTQAAKRLMQSAGQKDKGQDDAVAAMTLLQNYIDQTG, encoded by the coding sequence ATGAATTTATTAGGTGTAGACTATGGTTTAAAAAAAGTTGGTATAGCCAAAGCGACTGATGCCATAGCTTTGCCGTTGCAAATTATAGAAAATGGAAGCGTAGAAAGCGTAGTTGATGCGATTTCGCATTTGTGCGAAACAGAAAGAATTGGCAAGGTTGTTGTCGGCTTACCAATATCAATGTCAGGTGATAAAAAGCGAGCTGTTTCACTGGAATATAAAAAATTTGTGGATGCATTGTCCAAGGCTTTGCCTGTGCCGGTAGAGACAATCGACGAGCGCTTAACCACTCAAGCGGCAAAAAGACTAATGCAATCGGCTGGCCAAAAAGATAAGGGGCAAGATGATGCGGTGGCAGCTATGACTTTGCTGCAAAATTACATTGATCAAACGGGTTAA
- the recO gene encoding DNA repair protein RecO — protein sequence MSYNNSTAIVLRQVDWQEHDRLVTLFTYHLGKVSAICQGAKKSTSKLGSHLQPFALIDIELVQGKQWQRIINIGQTKFFNNMTSALPRQMVGYFWLECVDKLTHEHSPEPKLFQLLADAFEALDRLPLDKLRLIRSAFIFKLLDISGYGFKFKHPQWQKVLRQNISEIEVNNWTDRAINELGQQSLKILQDKLDQPLKTLITVRDLTPLRN from the coding sequence ATGTCATACAATAATTCTACGGCTATAGTTTTACGCCAAGTTGATTGGCAAGAACATGATCGGCTGGTGACTTTATTTACTTATCATTTAGGGAAGGTAAGTGCAATTTGCCAGGGCGCCAAAAAATCAACCAGTAAGCTAGGATCACATTTACAACCATTTGCCTTGATTGATATTGAGTTAGTTCAAGGAAAGCAGTGGCAAAGAATCATTAACATTGGCCAGACAAAATTTTTTAATAATATGACTAGCGCTTTGCCGCGCCAAATGGTCGGTTATTTTTGGCTGGAGTGCGTAGACAAGTTAACCCATGAACATTCTCCAGAACCTAAGCTTTTTCAATTGCTAGCCGACGCCTTTGAGGCCTTAGACCGATTGCCGTTAGATAAATTAAGATTAATTCGCTCGGCTTTTATTTTTAAATTATTAGATATATCAGGATATGGTTTTAAGTTCAAGCACCCCCAATGGCAAAAAGTTTTGCGCCAAAATATATCCGAAATTGAGGTGAACAATTGGACTGATCGGGCAATTAATGAGTTGGGCCAGCAAAGTTTGAAAATTTTACAAGATAAGCTAGACCAACCGCTTAAAACCTTGATCACGGTTCGGGACTTAACCCCGCTTAGAAACTAA
- the aspS gene encoding aspartate--tRNA ligase — translation MERILTENTTDKIDQTVTVAGWVAARRDMGKIIFLDIRDRTGILQVVFSDDHAEALRLADTVRPEFCIKVIGLIKKRGERQINKNIPTGTVEMEAHELEILNPSKTTPFEIEGGSEAGEETRLRYRYLDLRRARPAANITLRHKVIKFIRGYLDEQDFREIETPYLTKGTPEGAREFIVPSRNFPGEFYVLPQSPQQFKELLMVAGVERYFQIVRCFRDEDQRGDRQAEFTQLDLEMSFVEQEDVMDLIEKLVIALVEKITPDKKISKKPFPRLTYGEAMAKHKSDRPDMRKNKDDENELAFCWVTDFPMFEIDDDKNLNAKHHPFTKPQERDINVIQKDPLVAKAHAYDLVLNGQEVAGGSIRIHDAKFQKQILQLLGLTDEEITSQFGHLIEALEYGAPPLGGIAFGLDRLIMVLANEPNIREVIPFPKTSDNRDLTMGAPSTLSDWRLKEVHVRIDKEE, via the coding sequence ATGGAGAGAATTTTAACTGAGAATACCACAGACAAAATAGATCAAACCGTGACCGTGGCTGGCTGGGTAGCTGCCAGGCGCGATATGGGTAAAATTATTTTTTTGGATATCCGGGATCGGACCGGAATTTTGCAGGTCGTTTTTTCTGATGACCACGCCGAGGCGTTGCGGCTGGCTGATACGGTGCGCCCGGAATTTTGCATTAAGGTCATCGGCTTGATAAAAAAGCGGGGAGAGCGCCAAATTAACAAAAATATTCCTACCGGCACGGTGGAAATGGAGGCGCATGAGCTTGAAATTTTAAACCCCTCAAAGACGACGCCATTTGAAATTGAAGGGGGATCGGAAGCTGGTGAAGAAACACGGTTGCGCTATCGCTATTTAGATTTGCGCCGCGCGCGTCCGGCCGCAAATATTACGCTGCGCCATAAGGTAATCAAATTTATTCGCGGTTATTTAGACGAGCAGGATTTTAGAGAAATAGAAACGCCGTATTTAACCAAAGGCACACCGGAGGGCGCGCGAGAATTTATTGTGCCTTCAAGAAATTTTCCAGGCGAATTTTATGTTTTACCGCAATCGCCACAACAGTTTAAAGAATTACTGATGGTAGCCGGGGTTGAGCGCTATTTTCAAATTGTGCGCTGTTTTCGCGACGAAGATCAAAGGGGCGATAGGCAGGCTGAATTCACGCAACTAGATTTAGAAATGAGTTTTGTTGAACAAGAAGACGTGATGGATCTAATTGAAAAATTAGTCATTGCATTGGTGGAAAAAATTACACCGGATAAAAAGATCAGCAAAAAACCATTTCCTCGCCTGACCTATGGTGAGGCGATGGCGAAGCACAAAAGCGACCGGCCGGATATGCGTAAAAACAAAGATGATGAAAATGAACTGGCCTTTTGCTGGGTAACTGATTTCCCGATGTTTGAAATTGACGATGATAAAAATCTTAACGCCAAACATCATCCTTTTACTAAGCCTCAAGAAAGAGACATTAATGTTATTCAAAAAGACCCGTTAGTAGCAAAGGCCCACGCCTATGATTTAGTTTTAAACGGACAAGAAGTTGCCGGTGGCAGTATTCGTATTCACGATGCTAAATTTCAAAAACAGATTTTACAACTACTTGGTTTAACGGACGAGGAAATAACCTCACAGTTTGGCCATCTTATTGAAGCGTTGGAGTATGGCGCACCGCCCCTGGGCGGCATTGCTTTTGGATTGGACCGGTTAATAATGGTATTAGCCAACGAACCAAATATTCGTGAAGTCATTCCGTTTCCTAAAACAAGTGATAACCGTGATTTAACCATGGGCGCCCCGAGCACATTGTCAGATTGGCGTTTAAAGGAAGTTCACGTTAGAATTGATAAAGAAGAGTAA
- the scpB gene encoding SMC-Scp complex subunit ScpB, whose amino-acid sequence MSTVSKIESLLFISHQPLSVKKLASLIGAQSAEIKEAIEQLTQKYNQKDSGVILQKIGHSVHLVTAGDNAKLVKDYIKDETTGELTRPSLEALTIIAYRGPITKYELEQIRGVNCSLILRNLLMRGLIEANEDKKKMTTYYQITHEFLKFLGLAESRELPNFEQLHSHEVMQKLIDQNTQSSE is encoded by the coding sequence ATGTCCACTGTTTCTAAAATTGAAAGCTTGCTTTTCATAAGCCACCAGCCGCTATCGGTTAAAAAATTAGCTAGCTTAATCGGGGCGCAGTCAGCTGAAATTAAAGAGGCAATTGAGCAATTGACGCAAAAGTACAACCAAAAAGATAGTGGTGTGATTTTGCAAAAGATTGGCCATTCGGTGCATTTAGTGACTGCCGGCGACAACGCCAAGTTAGTTAAAGATTACATTAAAGATGAAACCACAGGCGAACTGACGCGGCCGTCACTTGAAGCCTTGACTATCATTGCCTACCGCGGGCCGATTACCAAGTATGAGTTGGAGCAAATTCGCGGCGTGAATTGCAGTTTAATTTTACGTAATTTACTGATGCGCGGGCTAATTGAAGCCAATGAAGACAAAAAAAAGATGACTACTTATTATCAAATTACTCATGAATTTTTAAAGTTCTTGGGGTTGGCCGAATCACGCGAGTTGCCGAATTTTGAACAATTACACAGTCACGAAGTAATGCAAAAACTGATAGATCAAAATACTCAAAGCTCTGAATAA
- a CDS encoding ligand-binding protein SH3, protein MVDALIETLANLPPQLAVFIISMVPIAELRVSIPVALGVYKLPIWEAVLFSVLGDILIALLIIRYIGPLSQWLRQKSKFFKKLFDWWFSRAIKRMDNKLDVWGPLALMLFVGVPLPVTGAWTGATASWLFKIPRKIAAVFISAGVLMAAFIVTLISLGVFSFF, encoded by the coding sequence ATGGTTGACGCATTAATTGAAACACTAGCGAATTTGCCGCCGCAACTTGCGGTGTTTATTATTTCCATGGTGCCAATCGCTGAATTGAGAGTTTCAATTCCGGTGGCTTTGGGGGTGTATAAATTACCGATTTGGGAAGCGGTTTTGTTTTCCGTGCTCGGTGATATTTTAATTGCCTTGTTAATTATTCGCTATATTGGTCCGCTGTCACAGTGGCTGCGCCAAAAATCAAAGTTTTTTAAAAAGCTGTTTGATTGGTGGTTTAGCCGGGCGATTAAGCGAATGGATAATAAATTGGATGTTTGGGGACCGCTTGCCTTAATGCTGTTTGTCGGAGTGCCGCTGCCGGTAACAGGCGCTTGGACCGGCGCGACAGCATCGTGGCTGTTTAAAATTCCACGAAAAATTGCCGCCGTATTTATCAGTGCTGGTGTGCTAATGGCGGCTTTTATTGTGACATTAATTAGTTTGGGCGTTTTTTCATTTTTTTGA